Proteins encoded in a region of the Candidatus Obscuribacter sp. genome:
- a CDS encoding serine/threonine protein kinase, giving the protein MSGRAERLIKWSELKEIALEASPSSNNSKLSKTLNLKTATESFKLKLDNFKTPDEREKLLHQIEKYAPNIPRDAEVMELLAKPADHSYTEIWLTALSAPPKRERLKPLTPGAAMNDGSYTVLKELGSGGQGFAYLAKDKDGNEVVLKEFVLPIYVDIQARRRALERFENEARLLSRLDHPQVVKLNSFFIEDHRAYLVLEHIDGQNLRQLVAQNGPLSQEQVKELHTKMQAILDYLHSLSPPLVHRDFTPDNLILDKAGNLKLIDFNVAQEMQDGTTGTVVGKQSYLPPEQFRGQAEPASDLYAMGATLYYLLTGKDPTPISTIHIAQELPDIDASLDKLLTKLTALDPNNRTDATTGSDNQTNKST; this is encoded by the coding sequence ATGAGCGGCAGAGCAGAGCGGCTTATTAAGTGGAGTGAGCTAAAAGAAATAGCGCTCGAAGCAAGCCCTTCTTCAAACAATTCAAAACTGTCGAAGACGCTTAATTTAAAGACAGCAACCGAAAGTTTTAAACTCAAACTGGATAACTTTAAAACACCCGATGAACGCGAAAAGCTCCTGCACCAGATAGAAAAGTACGCCCCAAACATCCCGCGCGATGCTGAGGTGATGGAGCTACTGGCCAAGCCAGCAGACCACAGCTATACCGAGATATGGCTCACCGCATTATCGGCTCCGCCCAAAAGAGAAAGACTAAAGCCTCTAACTCCTGGAGCCGCAATGAATGACGGTAGCTATACTGTATTAAAGGAGCTTGGATCTGGTGGTCAGGGCTTTGCCTATCTGGCTAAAGACAAAGACGGCAATGAAGTCGTCCTCAAAGAATTTGTACTCCCTATCTATGTCGACATCCAAGCTCGTCGCCGAGCGCTGGAGAGATTTGAAAACGAAGCCAGACTGCTCAGTCGACTTGATCATCCTCAAGTAGTAAAACTCAATTCCTTTTTTATCGAAGACCACAGAGCCTATCTAGTCCTCGAACACATCGACGGACAAAACCTGCGCCAGCTCGTAGCTCAAAACGGACCACTAAGCCAAGAGCAAGTCAAAGAGCTGCACACCAAGATGCAAGCGATACTGGACTATCTACACAGCTTATCACCGCCTCTGGTGCACAGAGACTTTACTCCAGACAATCTAATACTGGACAAAGCTGGCAATCTAAAATTGATTGACTTTAACGTCGCCCAAGAGATGCAAGACGGCACCACAGGGACAGTCGTAGGCAAACAATCTTACCTCCCACCTGAGCAATTTAGAGGGCAAGCAGAGCCCGCCAGCGACCTCTATGCCATGGGCGCGACGCTCTACTACCTTTTAACAGGTAAAGATCCCACTCCCATCTCGACCATCCACATCGCTCAAGAGCTACCTGATATCGACGCATCTCTAGACAAGCTGCTTACAAAATTGACAGCACTAGATCCCAACAACCGCACAGACGCCACTACCGGCAGTGACAACCAAACGAACAAATCGACCTAA